GCTGCATCTGTAACAAAAACCCATACCGATGGCAATACCTATCGTTGGTATCAAGGCCAGCTCCATAACTATGAGATGTTTTAAGTGAAAGTCAATACCACCAAGCAGTTCAGCCTAGTATCTAAGGATGTTACACAACGCGATCTCATGCAGCAATTCATGGAGTGGCAAAGGTTATCCCAGTAAATACCCACCCAGCTTAGTCGCTCAAAAAGCTCCCCCTAAAGCACAGCTTCTTTAGGGGGAGGATAGCCTTCTGTACTAAGTCATAGATAAGAGAGTTCACAAAGAACTCCACCACCAACCTAGCAATCAAATATGGGGAAATGTTGAAGGCAAGCTATTCCAATTAGAGTGCAACTACTCTTGCCGACAGGCAGCAATAAAATACAGATGAGGCTGATCAGGAAGACTAGGGTCTGGAAATTGGAATGTGAAGCGGCCAAACGAAGCACCTTCATCACCTGGTTGAATCGCTGAGGCCTGCCAACCATACTGTTCAAAGAAAGACTCCGGATCATCGCAACAGGACAGCCAATACTTAGCCCAGTCATCTTGGCCATTCATTATTACAGAATTGATAACATCAGCCCCAAACCAACTTCCTTTAACAGACAAAGTTGTGATTGTTGTCAGCAAATTATGAACTTCTTCTTCATTCAGATAATATAGAACCCCTTCCAGGAGCCAAATTGACGGCTTTGACGGTTGATAGCCTTGTTTAATCAGCATCTCAGACCAAAGAGAGTCTTTCAAATCAGCTGCGATTGCATGCCGATTACAAGTAGGCTGAATATCCTCTAGAACTGATTCTTTGTAGGTCAATATATTACTTTGATCAATCTCATAAACATGAGTATCAGCGGCCCATTCCATACGCAAAGCTCGGGTATCCAGACCTGCCCCTAACAGAACAATTTGCTGAATATTTTGAGAATGCCCTAGGATCAAGTCATCAAAGTAACGCGTTCGAATTGAGGTAAAAGGCTTTCCCGCTTTTTCATCTGCTTCTAGCCGGGGAATTACATCTTCTAGAACCTCTTTACCTGCTAGCTTCTCAGCAAAGGGATCAATGAATAATGCATCTGATCTTCTCGTTTCATATGCACGTCCAGCAGCCATATTTTTGGCGGTAAAACCAACGTCATCCCTTGTCTTAGACATACTATTTCCCCTAATTAAGTTTTAGCAAGTAGCGTCGATAGACAAATAAATATGATGAATATCAAGTTACTGAGATAATTTTATTTAACCTTTTTCTTTCTAAATCCTAGGGTTATTCCTATCTCAAAAACCACGATGAATTCCAACCTTATCAAGTCCAATATCAACTGTGAGAGCTGATTTATAAAGCAAATTCCATAAAAGCTACATCCCTTGCCAGGAAATAACTATGGCATCTATGAGTTCGATTAAACTGAACTCATAGATCTTAGTTTTTATAGGATTTCGGCGACTTAATAAGTTATCTCTGATAAAGCCCATTATCTCAGAGATGAGGGTAAACACTACATGCTTAATAAATTAATTTCTAAATCAAACTGTATAAGATTTGTACTCCTAGTAGAGCATCCTCTTGCCGTCAGAACAAATCACAATAGTGATAGAAATATCTAAAAATCCTAATACTAGATCTTGGATAGCCTTTTTTCTAACATGTCTTATCTATAAATCTCACTAGGCATGGGTCCTTCATGCCGATCAATAATTCCTCTTCTTCTACAGGCTGAGTTGTTCTTCTAATAAAACAAGACTTCGGTAATCCATACCATTCTCAGATTTCTCAAGATACTTTCTTAAATCACTGAAGAAGTTCATGGAATTTCCACAGCGTTCCATCAGACCTTCTTCAAACTCCCCTCGTAAATTAGTAAGAGAAAGGACTCAAGAAAAACGATAGAGCCTTAACTCAGCAGACATTTGCGGGTCTTGCTGTATTGGCACTTGGCTTAAGTGCATCCACTGCAGTTGCACCCCCACCCAGCGCTACATTACTATCCTAAATCCCCACGAACTATGAAAGTCGCTACGACCTAGCTCGCCAATTGTCTCCCTTCAACCTGGCCCGTATGGCATGTCAAGATTAGTTTACGAATGAAGGCGTACCTACGGCTAATCAATTGATTCGAGATTAGCTACCTACATATAAATCCTACAAGTCTCCAATCATATAGATCAGCTTTATTCTACAGTTGCAACAAAGAGAATCAAGCCTTGAACAATATTCAATGAAGGTCGAAAAAGGCCAATGAAGTATTATCCTTTTCTGACTAACCCTTCATGAATCCGATTTTTTCGGTGATTGAGGATACCCAGGATGAGAATGGGCCAAATAATGCTAGCGACTGTCAGAAAAACAAACCACTCTGGTGAACCACCATTTGGCCAATAATTTTGCCCATATTGAACGCAGATGACAACGGGTGTTAAAGCTAAAAAAGCTAAACTCCAGCCTAGAATATAAGTCCGGATGATATTGGCTAAATGTAAGGGTTCTTGACCTATAATATTGAACCCAAAACTATCGCCAATCAATGCTCTATTAGCAGACTTATATTCGAACTTAAAGGGACGGACTATACGTGATGCTAGGGGAAAAATAGGGATAAAAAATATAGTAATCCAAAGCGTCACACGATAGAGACCGTTGGGAAAAGGCCTGTATCCAAGAACTGAAACACCTATCCCATAGATTGAAAAACCGAAGAATTGGTTCAATGATATTTGTAAGAGGTTTCTCTCCATAAATTTCTCACTTGCCAACCATTGATAGAGAGGGTTCAGTTGATTAGGATTGAAATCTATCGAACAAGGAAAAATTCAATTCGATAAATTATATCTTTTCGTCAATATCAAGAAGATGAAAATTCTAAATCAGCTCAAAAACAGGTAAGCACATATACCTGTTTTTCTTGAAGCCTAGGCAAATATTCAATCAAGCAAATAATGCTTAAACTCTCTACACTTATAATTCCCAAATTGTGATAATTTTCCGACACAAAAAGAATTAGGATCAAGTGCCGTTTGAAGATGACTAAAATAGGCCCTAATAGTGGTTTAACATTTCCTAGTGATCTTTGTCATCGGCAAAAACAAGGATGATTTTTATACTGTGGACATGAAATTCAGCTTTGAGATAG
The Acaryochloris marina S15 genome window above contains:
- a CDS encoding SAM-dependent methyltransferase, producing MSKTRDDVGFTAKNMAAGRAYETRRSDALFIDPFAEKLAGKEVLEDVIPRLEADEKAGKPFTSIRTRYFDDLILGHSQNIQQIVLLGAGLDTRALRMEWAADTHVYEIDQSNILTYKESVLEDIQPTCNRHAIAADLKDSLWSEMLIKQGYQPSKPSIWLLEGVLYYLNEEEVHNLLTTITTLSVKGSWFGADVINSVIMNGQDDWAKYWLSCCDDPESFFEQYGWQASAIQPGDEGASFGRFTFQFPDPSLPDQPHLYFIAACRQE